The Pseudanabaena galeata CCNP1313 genome includes a region encoding these proteins:
- a CDS encoding alpha-amylase family glycosyl hydrolase produces MYEQISHSLLNSILDDLKPEIRRQDLRHFYTRLGANFYAIHSLFYTLYGHRDDFKLQMLRLVETMAKGYIDRSPELERLDIQREQDHNWFLSQKWVGMALYSNGFADNLRDLVSKTSYFQELGINMVHIMPILKCPEGKSDGGYAISDFRQIDDRVGDLEDVRLIAEDFRKRDILLVLDIVLNHTSDEHEWAKKAIKGDSRFQDYFYIYEGREVPDMFEQSMPEVFPETDPGNFTWNPEMEKWVMTVFHDYQWDLNYSNPTVFIEMLDIILFWANQGVDILRLDAVAFLWKKIGTSCQNERKAHLILQLMKDCCQVSAPGVLFIAEAIVAPVEVIKYFGEDAIAAKECEIAYNATLMALLWDSVATKNTKLLSQGIKSLPNKLERATWLNYVRCHDDIGFGFDDNDIRLAGYEPHSHRRFLIDYFRGKFDGSARGLEFMHNEATGDGRVCGSLASLVGLESALESEDKNLISAAINRILLLHGIILSFGGIPLIYNGDAIGVLNDYSFSEDPSKSSDNRWVHRPKIDWEKAELRKKQGTEQYAIFTAMKKMISIRKEISAFADFNNRELLHLDNEHLLGFIRFDHQRPSEKVLVVANFDVNPQYLDLSALSNKGFSAYSRFIDLYTGKKPSQHDERIVLHGYQFCWLTET; encoded by the coding sequence ATGTACGAACAGATTTCTCACTCACTTTTAAATTCTATCCTTGACGATTTAAAGCCTGAAATTCGCCGCCAAGATTTACGACATTTTTATACTCGACTTGGAGCGAATTTCTATGCAATCCATTCGCTTTTCTATACGCTGTATGGACATCGCGATGATTTTAAATTGCAAATGTTGCGCCTAGTAGAAACTATGGCAAAGGGCTATATCGATCGCTCTCCAGAATTAGAGCGTTTGGATATTCAGCGAGAACAGGATCATAACTGGTTTTTGTCGCAAAAATGGGTAGGGATGGCTCTCTATTCCAATGGATTTGCCGACAATTTACGGGATCTCGTCAGCAAAACCAGCTATTTTCAAGAATTAGGTATCAATATGGTGCATATTATGCCAATTTTGAAATGTCCTGAAGGTAAAAGTGATGGAGGCTACGCAATCAGTGATTTTCGACAAATTGACGATCGCGTTGGCGACTTAGAAGATGTGCGTCTGATTGCCGAAGATTTCCGTAAACGAGATATTTTGTTGGTTCTGGATATTGTTCTAAATCATACTTCTGACGAACATGAATGGGCTAAGAAAGCCATCAAAGGCGATAGTCGCTTTCAAGACTATTTCTACATTTATGAAGGGCGCGAAGTTCCTGATATGTTCGAGCAGAGTATGCCCGAAGTATTTCCTGAAACCGATCCAGGTAATTTCACTTGGAATCCTGAAATGGAAAAATGGGTGATGACAGTTTTTCATGATTATCAATGGGATTTGAACTATAGTAACCCTACGGTATTTATTGAGATGCTGGACATTATTCTGTTTTGGGCAAATCAAGGTGTGGATATTTTGCGGCTTGATGCGGTGGCTTTTTTGTGGAAGAAGATTGGCACTTCTTGTCAAAATGAACGCAAAGCCCACCTGATTTTGCAGTTAATGAAGGACTGCTGCCAAGTTTCTGCCCCTGGGGTGTTATTTATTGCGGAAGCGATCGTTGCACCTGTGGAAGTAATTAAGTATTTTGGAGAAGATGCGATCGCTGCCAAAGAATGTGAAATCGCCTATAACGCGACTTTAATGGCTCTACTCTGGGATAGCGTGGCAACTAAAAACACGAAACTCCTCAGTCAAGGGATCAAGAGCTTGCCCAATAAATTGGAACGAGCGACTTGGCTAAATTATGTCCGATGTCATGATGATATTGGTTTTGGATTTGACGATAACGATATTCGCTTAGCGGGTTACGAACCTCATTCCCACCGACGCTTTTTGATTGATTACTTTAGGGGTAAGTTTGACGGTTCGGCTAGGGGTTTAGAATTTATGCATAATGAAGCTACGGGAGATGGACGTGTCTGTGGGTCATTGGCTTCTCTAGTCGGTCTAGAATCAGCTCTAGAATCGGAAGATAAAAACTTGATTTCTGCTGCTATTAATCGAATTCTCTTACTGCATGGAATTATTCTATCCTTTGGGGGAATTCCTTTGATCTATAACGGTGATGCGATCGGTGTACTCAATGATTACAGCTTTAGCGAAGATCCTAGTAAAAGCAGTGATAATCGTTGGGTGCATCGTCCGAAAATTGATTGGGAAAAAGCCGAACTACGCAAAAAACAAGGCACTGAACAATATGCAATCTTCACTGCCATGAAGAAGATGATTTCCATTCGCAAAGAAATCTCAGCCTTTGCCGATTTTAATAATCGTGAATTGCTCCACTTAGACAATGAACATTTGCTCGGTTTTATTCGTTTCGATCATCAGCGTCCATCCGAGAAAGTGCTAGTAGTTGCCAATTTTGATGTAAATCCGCAATATTTAGACTTGTCAGCCTTAAGTAATAAGGGTTTTAGTGCCTATAGCCGATTTATCGATTTATATACTGGTAAAAAGCCATCTCAACATGATGAACGCATTGTTCTTCATGGCTATCAGTTCTGTTGGTTGACAGAAACATAA